A single region of the Jatrophihabitans sp. GAS493 genome encodes:
- a CDS encoding CBS domain-containing protein, which yields MKISDILRYKGSNVVTIAPSADVRTLLSELAEHNVGALLVSLDSRVIGVVSERDLVRKLNSLQGDLLQAKVEDIMTTNVISCSSDDALDEVAQTMTDRRIRHMPVIDDGALVGIVTIGDVVLNRSRELEQQRRDLEQYITG from the coding sequence ATGAAGATCTCGGACATTTTGCGCTACAAGGGCTCCAACGTGGTGACGATCGCGCCCAGCGCGGACGTCCGGACGCTGCTGAGCGAACTGGCCGAGCACAACGTCGGCGCGCTGCTGGTGAGCCTCGACAGCCGGGTCATCGGTGTCGTCTCCGAACGAGACCTCGTCCGCAAGCTGAACAGTCTGCAGGGCGACCTGCTGCAGGCCAAGGTCGAGGACATCATGACCACCAATGTCATCAGCTGCAGCAGCGACGACGCGCTCGATGAGGTGGCCCAGACCATGACCGATCGACGCATCCGCCATATGCCGGTGATCGATGACGGCGCGCTGGTCGGCATCGTCACCATCGGCGACGTGGTGCTGAACCGCAGCCGTGAACTCGAGCAGCAGCGCCGCGATCTCGAGCAGTACATCACCGGCTAG
- a CDS encoding LysE family translocator → MVPTNHLVTFTLTAFALIAVPGPSVLFVISRALVIGRTGALITVLGNALGVYVQVVAVAFGVGAIVERSIAVFTIIKLAGAGYLIYLGVQALRHRRALSAVFDNRPAPQSRLRVLREGFTVGLANPKSVVFFAAVLPQFVDRPAGHVPVQLLILGAIFFLVALLSDSLWAVVAGSARNWFARSPGRLATLGGTGGLLMVGIGARLAFSGRND, encoded by the coding sequence ATGGTTCCCACTAACCACCTGGTCACCTTCACGCTGACTGCGTTCGCGCTCATCGCCGTCCCCGGGCCGAGCGTGCTCTTCGTCATCAGCCGGGCCCTGGTCATCGGCCGCACGGGCGCGCTAATCACGGTGCTCGGAAATGCGCTGGGCGTCTACGTGCAGGTGGTTGCGGTGGCCTTCGGGGTCGGCGCCATCGTTGAACGCTCCATCGCCGTCTTCACGATCATCAAACTCGCCGGCGCCGGGTACCTGATCTACCTCGGTGTGCAGGCGCTGCGTCACCGCCGCGCACTGAGCGCCGTCTTTGACAACCGTCCGGCACCGCAGAGCCGGCTGCGGGTGCTCCGCGAGGGGTTCACCGTCGGCTTGGCCAACCCCAAATCGGTGGTCTTCTTCGCCGCTGTCCTCCCCCAGTTCGTCGACCGACCCGCCGGGCACGTCCCGGTGCAGCTATTGATCCTCGGGGCCATCTTCTTTCTGGTCGCACTCCTTTCCGACAGCCTCTGGGCCGTGGTGGCCGGATCGGCGCGGAATTGGTTCGCCCGCTCCCCGGGGCGGCTGGCTACTCTCGGTGGCACCGGAGGCCTACTTATGGTGGGTATCGGCGCCCGGTTGGCCTTCAGCGGCCGGAATGACTAA
- a CDS encoding cytochrome P450 produces MDTSTIPHPARRVPFLGDILGVSIRTPVQDSMRMGRALGPIFARRVLGRDIVFITSAALTAELADDSRFAKHVGVGLEQLRPLAGDGLFTAYNAEPNWQRAHNILMPAFTQSAMHGYHPTMLTVARQLISSWDDSAERATPVDVVGDMTKLTLETIGRTGFGYEFGSFDRDEVHPFVTAMVGALRFAQQETFLLPFMARLRRRAIAANKRDIEFMSAEVDRVVQARRSSGADSDADLLGLMLQAADPQTGERLDEVNIRNQIITFLIAGHETTSGALGFALYYLLKNPTALARAQAEVDEVWGSDRDVDPTYQQVTKLRYVRRVLDEALRLWPTAPGYAREAREDTVLDGTYRVRKGEWVMVLLPMLHRDPAVWGDPEKFEPDRFLPENVRARSGHAFKPFGTGERACIGRQFAIHEAMLVLGLLLHRYDLHDSENYDLRVTELLTVKPDGFQMTLSRR; encoded by the coding sequence ATCGACACCTCGACGATCCCGCATCCGGCGCGACGGGTGCCGTTTCTCGGCGACATCCTCGGGGTCTCGATCCGCACGCCGGTGCAGGATTCGATGCGGATGGGGCGAGCACTCGGCCCGATCTTCGCCCGCCGGGTGCTCGGTCGAGACATCGTCTTCATCACCTCCGCCGCCCTCACCGCGGAGCTGGCCGACGACAGCCGCTTCGCCAAACACGTCGGCGTCGGGCTCGAACAGCTACGCCCACTGGCCGGCGACGGGCTCTTCACCGCCTACAACGCCGAGCCCAATTGGCAGCGTGCGCACAACATCCTGATGCCGGCCTTCACTCAGAGCGCCATGCACGGCTATCACCCGACGATGCTCACCGTCGCCCGGCAACTGATCAGCAGCTGGGACGACAGCGCCGAGCGCGCTACCCCGGTGGATGTCGTCGGGGACATGACCAAGCTGACCCTGGAGACCATCGGCCGCACCGGATTCGGTTATGAATTCGGTTCTTTCGACCGCGACGAGGTGCACCCGTTCGTCACCGCGATGGTCGGCGCGCTGCGCTTCGCCCAGCAGGAGACCTTCCTACTGCCCTTCATGGCGCGGCTGCGCCGACGTGCCATCGCGGCCAACAAGAGGGACATCGAGTTCATGTCGGCTGAGGTCGACCGGGTCGTACAGGCCCGGCGCAGCAGCGGAGCCGACAGCGACGCCGACCTGCTCGGGCTGATGCTGCAAGCGGCCGACCCGCAGACGGGAGAGCGTCTGGACGAGGTGAACATCCGCAACCAGATCATCACGTTCCTGATCGCCGGGCATGAGACCACCTCGGGAGCACTCGGCTTCGCGCTGTACTACCTGCTGAAGAACCCGACGGCGCTGGCCCGCGCCCAGGCCGAGGTCGATGAGGTCTGGGGAAGTGATCGGGACGTCGATCCGACGTACCAGCAGGTGACGAAGCTGCGCTACGTGCGACGAGTTCTGGACGAGGCGCTGCGACTGTGGCCAACCGCGCCCGGCTATGCCCGTGAGGCCAGAGAAGATACCGTTCTGGACGGAACGTACCGTGTTCGTAAGGGTGAATGGGTGATGGTGCTGCTGCCGATGCTGCACCGTGACCCGGCCGTCTGGGGCGACCCCGAGAAGTTCGAACCGGACCGCTTCCTGCCGGAGAACGTCCGGGCCCGGTCCGGTCACGCCTTCAAGCCGTTCGGCACCGGCGAGCGAGCCTGCATCGGGCGTCAGTTCGCCATCCACGAGGCGATGCTGGTGCTCGGGCTACTGCTGCACCGCTACGACCTCCACGACAGCGAGAACTACGATCTTCGGGTCACCGAGCTACTGACGGTGAAGCCGGACGGTTTCCAGATGACCCTGTCGCGGCGTTAG
- a CDS encoding pentapeptide repeat-containing protein, which translates to MTESLSSAPGESFTGVTFSRDDWYAEEIVGRSYTDCQFHQIELTEAVLQNCTFTNCIFGNVSFNASRHVDSAFLGCTFRRCNFFDVEFSGCKLLGSTFEQSASLRPMRVIGGDWSFVVLAGADLRGCSFQSVRMREADLTAANCVDTVFADVDLSGAMLHGARFTRADLRGSDLSSLDPQGTDVRDAQILPEQAVAIAEALGLRVLAR; encoded by the coding sequence GTGACCGAGAGCCTTTCTTCTGCGCCCGGCGAGAGCTTCACCGGTGTGACCTTCAGCCGCGATGACTGGTACGCCGAAGAGATCGTCGGCCGCAGCTACACCGATTGCCAGTTCCATCAGATTGAGCTCACCGAGGCTGTGCTGCAGAACTGCACGTTCACGAACTGCATCTTCGGCAACGTCAGCTTCAACGCCTCCCGGCACGTCGACTCCGCCTTTCTCGGTTGCACCTTCCGGCGCTGCAACTTCTTCGACGTGGAGTTCAGCGGGTGCAAGCTGCTCGGCAGCACCTTCGAGCAGTCCGCCTCGCTGCGGCCGATGCGCGTCATCGGGGGCGACTGGTCTTTCGTGGTGCTGGCCGGTGCCGACCTGCGCGGATGCAGTTTTCAGAGCGTCCGGATGCGCGAGGCCGATCTCACCGCGGCCAACTGTGTCGACACCGTCTTCGCCGACGTAGATCTCTCCGGCGCGATGCTGCACGGAGCGAGGTTCACCCGGGCCGACCTGCGGGGGAGTGACCTGAGTTCACTGGATCCGCAGGGAACGGACGTGCGGGACGCGCAGATCCTTCCCGAGCAGGCCGTCGCCATCGCCGAGGCGCTGGGGCTGCGGGTGCTGGCCCGCTAG
- a CDS encoding GNAT family N-acetyltransferase, protein MTTNSDHPLDNPVRSALRGPQAELAESYRSARRYPDDVSPFAARPVDGDEWQDLATLVGAGGFVVMAGLEAAPPADWELTMEIPGVQLVGDSVAGSADAFDSDGAVRLTRADVPEMLDLVERTRPGPFLPRTIELGTYLGVRRGGALVAMAGERFRPAGWTEISAVCTDPDFRGQGLGTRLVLAVALGIRARGETPLMHAAGSNENAIRLYTSLGFTQRREISFRGLVAPAAPTS, encoded by the coding sequence GTGACGACGAATTCAGATCACCCACTCGACAACCCGGTCCGTTCGGCGCTGCGTGGTCCGCAGGCGGAGCTGGCCGAGAGCTACCGGTCGGCTCGCCGCTACCCCGACGATGTGTCGCCTTTTGCGGCCCGTCCGGTCGACGGTGACGAGTGGCAGGATCTCGCCACCCTGGTCGGAGCCGGTGGCTTCGTCGTGATGGCCGGGCTCGAGGCGGCGCCGCCGGCTGACTGGGAGCTGACGATGGAGATCCCCGGAGTGCAGCTCGTCGGCGACTCGGTGGCGGGATCAGCTGACGCCTTCGACTCAGACGGCGCGGTTCGGCTCACCCGGGCCGACGTACCGGAGATGCTCGACCTCGTCGAGCGGACCCGACCGGGCCCCTTCCTGCCGCGCACCATCGAGCTCGGAACCTACCTCGGCGTGCGTCGTGGCGGGGCACTCGTGGCGATGGCCGGTGAGCGGTTCCGTCCCGCCGGTTGGACTGAGATCAGCGCCGTCTGCACCGACCCCGACTTCCGCGGCCAGGGCCTCGGGACGCGCCTGGTGCTCGCGGTCGCCCTCGGCATTCGCGCTCGCGGCGAGACGCCGCTGATGCATGCGGCCGGCTCCAACGAGAATGCGATCCGCCTCTATACCTCGCTCGGCTTCACCCAGCGTCGGGAGATCAGCTTCCGCGGCTTGGTCGCACCGGCCGCGCCGACCAGCTAG
- a CDS encoding patatin-like phospholipase family protein codes for MSRALVLGGGGTAGIAWQTGLLAGLEFSGTNALNVDMILGTSAGATVAAQVTSPMSLTELMRRQTDPALQVAELKPPIPVADVFTRIGELAVQYPEQTALRRAIGVFALTQWTVDEPTRRAVIAERLPSHDWPRTPLYVVAVRADNGETAIFGQGSGVRLVDAVAASCAVPGVWPPVTLGAHRYIDGGVRSGANVDLVGTHDKVLVIAPMAPDLDVALNLQIAAISSTSAVNLIVPDAASREAIGPDPLDNSVRAPTARAGFAQGQLIAESVRQFWD; via the coding sequence GTGAGTCGCGCACTGGTCCTCGGCGGAGGCGGAACCGCCGGAATCGCTTGGCAGACCGGCCTGCTCGCCGGGCTGGAGTTCTCCGGCACCAATGCGCTGAACGTCGACATGATTCTCGGGACCTCGGCCGGAGCCACCGTGGCCGCTCAGGTCACCAGCCCGATGTCGCTGACCGAGCTGATGCGCCGCCAGACCGACCCGGCTCTGCAGGTCGCCGAGCTGAAGCCACCGATCCCGGTCGCCGACGTGTTCACCCGCATCGGTGAGCTGGCCGTGCAGTACCCGGAGCAGACGGCACTGCGACGGGCCATCGGCGTCTTCGCCCTCACCCAATGGACAGTCGACGAGCCGACCCGCCGGGCCGTGATCGCCGAACGCCTGCCATCCCATGACTGGCCTCGGACGCCGCTGTACGTGGTCGCGGTGCGGGCCGACAACGGCGAGACCGCGATCTTCGGGCAGGGCAGCGGGGTACGACTGGTCGACGCCGTCGCCGCCAGTTGCGCGGTCCCCGGCGTCTGGCCCCCGGTCACCCTCGGCGCGCACCGCTACATCGACGGCGGGGTGCGTTCCGGAGCCAACGTCGACCTGGTCGGAACCCACGACAAGGTGCTGGTGATCGCCCCGATGGCCCCGGACCTGGACGTCGCCCTGAACCTGCAGATCGCGGCGATCTCCTCGACCTCGGCGGTGAATCTGATCGTGCCGGACGCCGCCTCGCGGGAGGCGATCGGCCCGGACCCGCTCGACAATTCGGTGCGGGCGCCCACGGCGCGGGCCGGGTTCGCGCAGGGGCAGCTGATCGCCGAGTCAGTCCGCCAGTTCTGGGACTGA
- a CDS encoding LCP family protein: MPQHSERDSAVGSRLAGWLGVGLVVGSRAIAALISLVIVLGSGYAWATYRSFTANVTHVDAIDPSAPDARAPDLDGKAENILLVGDDHRPANASAALLAELSTQLDGGGTNTDTMMVMHVPADGSKATLISFPRDSWVKVPGHGLNKLNAAFSLGSRNGGGDRGGSRLLIATIHDLTGLHIDHFVRVSLVGFYQIAKVLGPIPVCLKHASVDPYSGTDLPAGPSDLTPKQALSFVRQRHDLLGGDLGREIRQQYFLSQAFSQIASAKTLLNPLKLRDLLSAVSSNIETDFAGDGLLKFAQQMENLQSGNLKSATIPTTGTPTIYVDGAPVSIVAVDRAAIPSFIAAVVGPSAPAPKSATPAVKPSATPAPGAAHDPAATHRPTPTVTPPRSYSSTDCIN, translated from the coding sequence ATGCCTCAGCACTCGGAGCGCGACAGCGCTGTGGGCTCGCGGCTCGCGGGTTGGCTCGGCGTCGGATTGGTCGTTGGATCGCGGGCGATCGCTGCGCTCATCTCGTTGGTCATCGTGCTCGGTAGCGGATATGCCTGGGCGACCTATCGCAGCTTCACGGCCAACGTCACCCACGTCGACGCGATCGACCCGTCGGCCCCCGACGCACGGGCGCCGGACCTCGACGGCAAGGCCGAGAACATCCTGCTCGTGGGTGACGACCATCGACCGGCGAACGCGTCGGCCGCGCTGCTGGCCGAACTGAGCACGCAACTGGATGGTGGCGGGACCAACACCGACACGATGATGGTCATGCACGTGCCGGCCGACGGGTCGAAGGCCACGCTGATCTCGTTCCCGCGCGACTCGTGGGTGAAGGTGCCCGGTCATGGCCTGAACAAGCTCAACGCTGCGTTCTCCCTCGGGTCACGCAACGGCGGTGGCGATCGGGGTGGCTCCCGGCTGCTCATCGCGACCATTCATGATCTGACCGGCCTGCACATCGATCACTTCGTGCGAGTCTCGCTGGTCGGCTTCTATCAGATCGCGAAGGTGCTCGGCCCGATCCCGGTCTGCCTGAAGCACGCGTCGGTCGACCCCTACTCCGGCACCGACCTGCCAGCCGGCCCCTCCGACCTCACCCCCAAGCAGGCCCTCTCCTTCGTGCGACAGCGCCACGATCTCCTCGGCGGCGACCTGGGTCGCGAGATCCGGCAGCAGTACTTCCTATCCCAAGCCTTCAGTCAGATCGCATCAGCCAAGACACTGCTGAACCCCCTGAAATTGCGGGATCTTCTCTCGGCGGTCAGCTCGAACATCGAGACCGACTTCGCCGGTGACGGGTTGCTGAAGTTCGCCCAGCAGATGGAGAACCTGCAGTCGGGGAACTTGAAATCGGCCACCATTCCGACCACCGGCACACCAACCATCTATGTCGATGGCGCCCCGGTGTCGATCGTCGCCGTCGATCGTGCGGCGATTCCGTCCTTCATCGCCGCTGTCGTCGGGCCGTCCGCCCCGGCGCCCAAGTCGGCCACGCCCGCGGTCAAGCCGTCCGCGACTCCCGCCCCCGGTGCTGCGCATGACCCCGCCGCTACCCATCGCCCCACTCCGACAGTGACTCCTCCCCGCTCGTACTCGTCGACGGACTGCATAAACTGA
- a CDS encoding serine hydrolase, translating into MSELLPETRHTLAHRVATGQVAGRAPSLIAGVVRGSSLAWAGGHGFLSPGVPPDTNTQYRIGSITKTFVAVLIMRLRNEGRLDLSDRLSTFLPETAAAPGVGTARIGELLAHTSGIASETPPPWWERAHGSSRPQLADIYGETPAKLTAGRHFHYSNTGFGLLGALVGVLRGANWLEVARSEILDPLGMGRTTPMPQPPHALGWAVHPWADLLMPEPTPDAELMAPAGQLWSTIDDLATYAAFLLDGHPDVLPLATLEEMRTPASPPSSTPAGPSWESGFGLGLQLARIEGRSLAGHTGSMPGFVATLWTSPADALAGICLANATSGPLVAAIAADMIALVAKHEPTIPPPWRPAEGFDPVLLELTGPWYWGATAMALRLREGGDLELVALNQLGRTSRFRAQPNGTWLGLDGYYLGETLQAVRGSDGTVSHLDIGSFVYTRQPYEPGRGDDPVPGGVDAQGWRGSADL; encoded by the coding sequence ATGAGCGAACTCCTCCCCGAGACCCGCCACACCCTCGCCCATCGGGTAGCCACCGGGCAGGTCGCCGGGCGTGCCCCGTCGCTGATCGCCGGCGTGGTCCGCGGCTCGTCGCTGGCCTGGGCCGGCGGCCACGGCTTCCTCAGCCCCGGCGTGCCACCGGACACCAACACGCAGTACCGGATCGGCTCGATCACCAAGACGTTCGTCGCCGTGCTGATCATGCGGCTTCGCAACGAGGGGCGCCTGGACCTCTCCGACCGGCTGAGCACCTTCCTGCCGGAGACCGCCGCCGCGCCCGGGGTGGGCACCGCCCGCATCGGAGAGCTCCTCGCGCACACCTCCGGCATCGCCTCCGAGACGCCGCCGCCTTGGTGGGAGCGCGCGCACGGCTCGTCCCGTCCGCAGCTGGCCGACATCTACGGCGAGACACCCGCCAAGCTGACCGCCGGGCGCCACTTCCACTACTCCAACACCGGGTTCGGACTGCTGGGTGCCCTGGTCGGGGTGCTGCGCGGCGCCAACTGGCTGGAGGTCGCCCGGTCGGAGATCCTCGATCCACTCGGCATGGGCCGCACCACGCCGATGCCACAACCACCGCATGCACTCGGCTGGGCCGTCCATCCGTGGGCTGATCTGCTGATGCCCGAGCCGACTCCGGATGCCGAGCTGATGGCGCCGGCCGGTCAGCTCTGGTCAACCATCGACGACCTGGCGACCTATGCCGCCTTCCTGCTCGACGGCCACCCGGATGTGCTGCCGCTGGCGACCCTCGAGGAGATGCGCACGCCCGCCTCGCCGCCGTCCTCGACCCCGGCCGGACCGAGCTGGGAGTCAGGTTTCGGGCTGGGGCTTCAGCTGGCCCGGATCGAGGGACGGAGTCTGGCCGGGCACACCGGCTCAATGCCCGGCTTCGTCGCGACGCTCTGGACGAGCCCGGCCGATGCCCTCGCCGGAATCTGCCTGGCCAATGCCACCTCCGGGCCGCTGGTCGCAGCGATCGCGGCCGACATGATCGCCCTGGTCGCCAAGCACGAGCCGACGATCCCGCCACCGTGGCGTCCCGCGGAGGGGTTCGACCCGGTCCTGCTGGAGCTGACCGGGCCTTGGTACTGGGGGGCGACGGCGATGGCGCTGCGGCTGCGGGAGGGGGGCGACCTGGAGCTGGTGGCCCTGAACCAGCTCGGTCGCACTTCCCGCTTCCGCGCCCAGCCGAACGGAACCTGGCTCGGCCTCGACGGGTACTACCTGGGCGAGACGCTGCAGGCGGTCCGCGGCTCGGACGGCACGGTGAGCCACCTCGATATCGGCAGCTTCGTCTACACCCGCCAGCCGTACGAGCCCGGACGCGGCGACGACCCGGTGCCCGGTGGGGTGGATGCGCAGGGTTGGCGGGGCAGCGCTGACCTCTAG
- a CDS encoding EAL domain-containing protein — MGLAAASVIVAHSSTVQSDKKVESLIEGTVELDHVRTGLQAELLPAMINSILSNQDILRQFNLNAAQVALFAGNPNDVVALRKTTDDALAKVASRSDLGSIGKQFQSRLKSLRATIDQRTQPQTTFTEAMTAVYDLAAVQNSQTALAMHYGLDPATTKALKDLDLVSRAVQFGGQLAAYFATAQFPGAVAPAATAQLSWVQSWGSSRSGSESVTSQASPEIAAAWQKTMNEPIPKELNDIFDSTVTSAKPLGLPTTIKVVMNDPQRVKALSTIQDITANKVLASAKKQQSAATRTLIMVILLCLLVVAISLLAARRAQRALTGPLHRLAYQADKVSQGELIDVAVSGPREVRTVARGLAASVNSLRMIESQASAVADGDLGDLESSVVSQPVPGPLGALMHASVERIVSALRDRERAQEALAHRAAHDPLTELPNRARALAQIDSALHRAQRTGSMTAVMFVDLDHFKAVNDTFGHAAGDTVLRTMARRMQHIMRTGDTVARLGGDEFVILLEAIEDEGACFHLAERVVEAASLPIEIDGREVRVGASVGVSLCREGQHVDASRLLREADAAVYRAKSAGRGRIGIYDDDLRSEIADRFELEQAIVNALENDEFVLYYQPVVDLVSGTVHGMEALIRWDRPGFGMVPPDEFIPIAEYTTLINDIGKWVLKTATTQLAEWTALDPDLAALTMSVNISGRHLISPQLPAEVAEALAQSGVEPRQLVIELTETVLVDNIIAKKNMHQLREQGVLIAIDDFGTGYTSIGQLPMLPVDILKIDRSFVISTEPGNQDLMRLMVAAAHAFDLSVVAEGIEYAHQADTLRNANVEIGQGYFFARPCSAADVLGFIRESVHRADAPLAALSDAAIDQARMTAHAMRTVVETAPATAELAPQPPH; from the coding sequence GTGGGGCTCGCGGCTGCCTCGGTAATCGTCGCGCACTCCTCGACTGTGCAGTCGGACAAGAAGGTCGAGAGCCTCATCGAGGGAACAGTCGAGCTCGACCACGTCCGCACCGGTCTGCAGGCCGAGCTTCTCCCCGCGATGATCAACTCGATCCTCTCCAACCAGGACATCCTCCGGCAGTTCAACCTCAACGCCGCGCAGGTTGCCCTCTTCGCCGGCAACCCGAACGACGTCGTCGCGCTGCGCAAGACCACCGATGACGCGCTGGCCAAGGTGGCCTCGCGCTCGGACCTCGGCAGCATCGGCAAGCAGTTCCAATCCCGGCTGAAGTCGTTGCGCGCAACCATCGATCAGCGCACCCAGCCGCAGACCACCTTCACCGAGGCGATGACCGCCGTCTACGACCTCGCCGCCGTACAGAACAGCCAGACCGCGCTGGCCATGCACTACGGCCTCGACCCGGCAACCACCAAGGCTCTGAAGGACCTGGACCTGGTCAGCCGCGCCGTCCAGTTCGGTGGGCAGCTGGCCGCTTACTTCGCCACCGCCCAGTTCCCGGGCGCGGTCGCCCCGGCGGCCACCGCGCAGCTGAGCTGGGTACAGAGCTGGGGCAGTTCCCGCTCAGGCTCGGAGTCAGTGACCTCGCAGGCCTCACCGGAGATCGCCGCCGCCTGGCAGAAGACGATGAACGAGCCCATCCCGAAGGAACTCAACGATATCTTCGATTCAACGGTCACGTCAGCCAAGCCACTGGGTCTACCCACCACGATCAAGGTCGTGATGAACGACCCGCAGCGGGTGAAGGCGCTCTCCACCATTCAGGACATCACCGCGAACAAGGTGCTCGCCTCGGCCAAGAAACAGCAGAGCGCGGCGACCCGCACCCTGATCATGGTCATCCTGCTCTGCCTGCTCGTCGTCGCCATCAGCCTGCTCGCCGCCCGGCGCGCCCAGCGGGCGCTCACCGGGCCGCTGCATCGACTCGCCTACCAGGCCGACAAGGTCAGCCAGGGCGAACTCATCGACGTCGCGGTCAGCGGCCCGCGAGAAGTACGCACTGTGGCCCGCGGACTGGCGGCCTCCGTGAACAGTCTCCGGATGATCGAGTCCCAGGCCTCCGCCGTCGCCGACGGGGACCTCGGCGATTTGGAGAGCAGCGTTGTCTCCCAACCCGTCCCGGGCCCCCTCGGCGCCCTCATGCACGCCTCGGTCGAGCGCATCGTCAGCGCGCTGCGCGACCGGGAGCGCGCCCAGGAGGCGCTGGCTCATCGCGCCGCCCACGACCCGCTGACCGAACTGCCCAACCGCGCCCGCGCGCTGGCCCAGATCGACAGTGCCCTGCACCGCGCTCAGCGCACCGGCTCGATGACCGCTGTCATGTTCGTCGACCTCGATCACTTCAAGGCGGTCAACGACACCTTCGGGCACGCCGCCGGTGACACCGTACTGCGCACAATGGCCCGCAGAATGCAGCACATCATGCGTACCGGCGACACCGTGGCCCGCCTCGGCGGTGACGAGTTCGTCATCCTGCTCGAGGCAATCGAGGACGAGGGTGCCTGTTTCCACCTCGCCGAACGGGTCGTCGAAGCGGCGTCACTGCCGATCGAGATCGACGGCCGCGAGGTGCGCGTCGGCGCCAGCGTCGGCGTCTCGCTCTGCCGCGAAGGGCAGCACGTCGACGCGAGCCGGCTGCTGCGCGAGGCCGACGCCGCCGTTTACCGGGCCAAGAGCGCCGGTCGTGGGCGGATCGGCATCTACGACGATGACCTGCGCAGCGAGATCGCCGACCGCTTCGAACTGGAGCAGGCGATCGTCAACGCGCTCGAGAACGACGAGTTCGTCCTGTACTACCAGCCTGTGGTCGACCTCGTCAGCGGCACCGTGCACGGCATGGAGGCGTTGATCCGTTGGGACCGCCCCGGCTTCGGCATGGTCCCGCCGGACGAGTTCATCCCGATCGCCGAATACACGACGCTAATCAACGACATCGGCAAGTGGGTACTGAAGACGGCGACCACCCAGCTCGCCGAATGGACGGCGCTCGACCCCGATCTGGCCGCGCTCACCATGTCGGTGAACATCTCCGGTCGTCATCTCATCAGCCCGCAGTTGCCGGCCGAGGTCGCCGAGGCCCTGGCCCAGTCCGGAGTCGAACCGCGGCAGCTGGTCATCGAACTCACCGAAACGGTGCTGGTCGACAACATCATCGCCAAGAAGAACATGCACCAACTGCGGGAGCAGGGTGTGCTCATCGCAATCGACGACTTCGGCACCGGTTACACCTCGATCGGCCAGTTGCCGATGCTCCCGGTCGACATCCTCAAGATCGACCGCAGCTTCGTCATCTCGACCGAGCCGGGTAACCAGGATCTGATGCGCCTGATGGTCGCGGCGGCGCATGCCTTCGACCTCAGCGTGGTGGCCGAAGGAATCGAGTACGCCCACCAGGCCGACACCCTGCGCAATGCCAATGTCGAGATCGGCCAGGGCTACTTCTTCGCTCGACCGTGCTCAGCCGCGGACGTGCTCGGCTTCATCCGCGAGAGCGTGCATCGCGCGGACGCACCGCTGGCCGCCCTCAGCGACGCCGCGATCGACCAGGCCCGGATGACCGCACACGCAATGCGGACGGTCGTCGAGACTGCCCCGGCTACTGCTGAACTCGCGCCGCAGCCACCGCACTGA
- a CDS encoding TetR/AcrR family transcriptional regulator, which yields MPTRTRMSVAARRRQLVQIGVELLSTRPYDDVWVEMVADRAGVSRGLLYHYFPTKRDFVAAVVSDECTQMLELIETEPKQTVTEQLYHGLDVYLAYVQEHRLAYRMLHQGALTNDREIRRIIGDAMSVQEERILQALQNDAESGSDEPSAMVRLAVRGWLAFTIAICLDWLDESRPSAELTRQQVRELCAQSLLSAVAAARVQQ from the coding sequence GTGCCCACCAGGACCCGAATGAGCGTGGCGGCGCGACGCCGCCAGCTCGTGCAGATCGGGGTCGAGCTGCTCTCCACTCGCCCGTATGACGACGTCTGGGTGGAGATGGTGGCCGACCGGGCCGGGGTCTCACGTGGCCTGCTGTATCACTACTTTCCGACCAAGCGTGACTTCGTGGCGGCCGTGGTCAGCGACGAGTGCACCCAGATGCTCGAGCTCATCGAGACCGAGCCCAAGCAGACGGTCACCGAGCAGCTCTACCACGGGCTGGACGTCTACCTGGCTTACGTGCAGGAGCATCGGCTGGCCTATCGCATGCTGCATCAGGGCGCCCTGACCAATGACCGCGAGATCCGCCGGATCATCGGCGATGCGATGAGCGTGCAGGAGGAGCGCATCCTGCAGGCGCTGCAGAACGACGCCGAAAGCGGCTCCGACGAGCCCAGCGCCATGGTGCGCCTGGCCGTCCGCGGATGGCTCGCCTTCACCATCGCGATCTGCCTGGACTGGCTCGACGAGTCGCGACCTTCGGCCGAGCTCACCCGTCAGCAGGTGCGAGAGCTCTGTGCGCAGTCGCTACTCAGTGCGGTGGCTGCGGCGCGAGTTCAGCAGTAG